The Lycorma delicatula isolate Av1 chromosome 2, ASM4794821v1, whole genome shotgun sequence DNA window atatgtataagtataaagGAAGTGTATTTTtctacagtctcaattcgaccatttctgagatgtttggttaattgaaacccaaccatcaaagaacaccggtatccatgatctagtattcaaatccgtgtaaaaataactgactttactaggacttgaacgctggaactctcgacacctgatttgagaagacgggttcaccactagaccaacccggtgggtaattaaTGTATATCTTAAAGTCTTGaacaatattagtttaattttctctAGAACTCGAAATTGCAATTCTGAATATTCGTTCCAAATTTTATCTATATCAAcgtttttatttgcattaattctgaatattttctGGAAAGCTATTATATTTTGCCTTCCGAAATCAAAATTGTTtcctgaatttataatattttcattttaaatactagtaaattttttaattcttcatatgGAAATCTGCTCTTTAAGTGCAAACATTCACATTGAATGAATCGAATAATAGTTGATTAATAATGTCTGCTTCCATCTCTGTATAGGCGATTCACCTGTTCCGGTTTCAAAGGGTTACCAGCGCTTTCTTGGCCGTCCACACTTCTTTTTCCCTTCAGTcgataatatattatttccttGGGGAACCTTCCCTCTTCCATCCTATTAAGGTCCTTCCACCTCTTCCTGGTCTCTACTACTGTGTCGCACAAGGGTAGAATATTTAACTCTCTTCTGATATCCTCGTTCCTAAAACGATCTTGTCTAGTGCACCCCTTTAGTGAACGCAGGTATCTCATTTCCGCTGCCTGAATTTTACTGGGCTGTCTCTTTTATAAGATCCAATCCTCAGAGCCATACAACAGAGTAGGAACAGCCATCACTTTATATAACTTCATTTGAGTCTCATTCAGCAACTTCCTGTGCAGTGTTCTCCTTATTGTTCCACAAATGGCTTGAAATCTAGAGACGTTCTTATCGCAGTTTCCATCGTTCTCGTAAGTAACATCACTTCCTAAGTAATTAAAATGAGACATCCGTTCAAGAATCTTATCTCCTAGAACGATTTTTGATC harbors:
- the LOC142319905 gene encoding uncharacterized protein LOC142319905; the encoded protein is MCTVWKSAISQGIQINPDLSISNILFANDEVIVQRTEDDLQRALFYLIGLSSQYNMKISLTKTKVMEFMGKFPVRSKIVLGDKILERMSHFNYLGSDVTYENDGNCDKNVSRFQAICGTIRRTLHRKLLNETQMKLYKVMAVPTLLYGSEDWIL